DNA from Chitinophaga pendula:
TACCAGGGATGACAGTGAATCGTTACTGCGCTTCTGGCCTGGAGACGCTGGCGATCGCGACCGCCAAGATACAAGCCGGTATGGCACATTGCATTATAGCAGGTGGTACGGAGAGTATGAGTCTGGTACCTACAATGGGATGGAAGGCTGTACCGAATTATACGGTAGCCAGTACTAATCCTGATTATTACCTGGGCATGGGACTCACTGCGGAAGCGGTGGCACGTGAGTTCAATATCACCCGGCAGGACCAGGATGCTTTCTCTTTGCAATCCCATCAACGTGCATTGTATGCAATCAAAAACGGACATTTTAAAGACGGTATCTTACCGATAGATGTGCAGGAAATATATGTGGATAAAGAAGGCAAAAGACAAACACGTACATTTACAGTAGATACAGACGAGGGACCTCGTGCGGATACTACCGCAGATGCACTGGCGAAACTGAAGCCGGTATTTGCTGCGGACGGTACCGTGACAGCTGGTAATTCCTCGCAGACCTCAGACGGCGCGGCTTTCCTGTTAGTAATGAGCGAAACCCGCATGAAAGAGCTGGGGCTGCAACCTATCGGACGACTTGTGGCTTGCATGTCGGCAGGAGTACATCCGCGTATTATGGGGATAGGCCCGGTAGCAGCCATTCCTAAAGTGCTCAAACACGCAGGCATGTCCCAGCAAGATATAGACCTGGTAGAGCTGAATGAAGCCTTTGCCTCTCAGGCAGTAGCTGTCATCCGTGAGCTGGATCTGAATCCGGAGACGGTAAATATTAATGGTGGAGGCATCGCATTGGGGCATCCATTGGGATGTACAGGCGCAAAACTCACGGTACAGTTGTTGGGTGACCTGAAGCGCCTTAACAAACGATATGGCATGGTCACTGCCTGTGTCGGCGGTGGACAAGGTATCGCCGGCATCATTGAAAGTATACATTAGCAGGTCACAATCGTATACCTCCACTTATCCCTTACTAAATACCTGCAACTGTCAACATGCATTTCTCCGCATCGTATCTGATAGAAGATCAGGCTATTGTCTAATACACCGCATAAATGGACCAATAGCGATAAAAAATTATCTTTGACAAATTAAGAATTTTACTAATTTGGTGCTCCAAAAGGGCCAACGTCTCTCAACCGCATAACCATATCAATTTATGGATCGCAGACAATTTCTGACACTATCCACCACAAATAGTAAAACAGCCAAAGTACAGCCTGCACGTACCCTTAGTGGCATTGCTCCCTATACAGGCAACTGGGGTACAGCGCAAATGGTGCACCTGCTCAAACGCTGTCTCTTCGGCGCCACACCAGCAGACCTTAATTGGTGCCGCGGCCTGACTATCGAACAGGCAGTAGATGCCTTGCTTACAACAGGCACTGTTCCTGCTCCTCCCATCAATAACTACGGCGTAGACGCTACCGGCATAGCACCTGGTGCTACCTGGGTCAGCTCTTCCCGTGGAGATGATGACCTCGACAGAGCACGTACGAATTCCTACAAGGCCTGGTGGTTAGATGTGATGATCAATCAGTCTCGCAGTATCCAGGAGAAAATGGTATTGTTCTGGCACAACCACTTCGTAACGGAAATGGATATGGTCAACAATGCGCGCTATACCTATAAGTACAATACGATGCTCCGCCAGTTGGCATTGGGCAATTTCAAAGCTTTGACAAAAGCAGTATCCATCGATCCGGCCATGCTGGTATACCTCAATGGTAATCTGAACTCCAAAGAGGCCGCCGATGAAAACTATGCCCGCGAACTGCATGAATTGTTCACCGTTGGTAAAGGCCCGGACTCTCATTATACAGAAGATGATGTAAGAGCAACCGCCAGGGTACTCACAGGATATCGCATCAACGACACCACCATCACTTCTTATTTTGATAGCTCCAAACACGATGTGGCGATCAAAGAATTTTCTTCTTTCTATAACAACCGTAAAATATCAGGAACTGCTGGCCCGGATGGTGCTACTGAACTCAACGAACTGCTAGATATCATATTTGTTCAGCCGGAAGTCGCTAAATTCATCTGCCGTAAGATATACCGGTTCTTCGTTTACTACGAAATAGACGCCGCCACCGAACAGAATGTCATCGCGCCCCTGGCCGACGTATTCCGCAATAATCAATATAATATCCTGCCGGTATTACGAACGCTCTTCCTGAGTGAGCACTTCTTCGATCCCCTCAATATGGCCTGTCTTATCAAAAGTCCAATAGACTTTTGCGTGGGCATGTGCCGGGAATACGCGATACAATTCCCGCCGGTCTCCGATTATACAGCCCGCTACGATGCTTTACATCGTATGCGCGATCGGGCTGCCAGTATGTTACAGGACATCGGCGATCCACCACTGGTAGCAGGATGGGATGCCTATCATCAAGAACCGCAATACCATGAGCTGTGGATAAACACCGATACTTTACCCAAACGCAACCAGCTGAGTGATACATTGATCAGTGATAACGGCTATGCTGGACTGCATATCGATCCCATCGCTTTTGCCAAACAAATGCCAGACCCCTCAGATCCGGTAGCCCTGGTAAACGATTCCCTTGACCTGCTCTACCGCATGGACGTATCTGATACTACAAAAGCATTTCTGAAAAATAATACCCTGCTGTTCGGCCAGAGCCCTAATAGCAACTATTATTGGACCGACGCCTGGAACGACCATATCAACAATCCGGGAGATACCGGTAAAAGAGATATCGTACATAAACTGCTGCAATCTCTGTATAAATACATCATGAACCTGTCTGAATACCAACTGGCCTAACTATGAAAAGAAGAGACTTTCTCAAACACACCGTACCTGCTACGGTATTACCTGCCTTTCTGAATGGCTTTTCTATCAAGGCTTTTGGCGCTTCTCCTTTACTGGAAGCACTGCAAGGCGCTGGTGAACAGAATGATCATGTGCTGGTGATGATACAGATGACAGGTGGAAATGATGGCTTGAACATGGTCATACCTATCGATAAATACGATAAATACCAGGCAGCCCGCTCCAATATCGCTATTCAACAGGGAAAGGTATTGAGGTTGGCCAACTACGAGAAGGCAGGCCTTCACCCGTCCATGAAAGGAGTACAGGAACTGTATGATAAAGGAAAGGTGTGTGTGATCCAGGGCGTAGGGTATCCTTCTCCAAATTATTCCCACTTCCGGGCTACAGACATATGGCTCACCGGATCAGATTCCAACCAGATATTGACTACCGGTTGGGCGGGCAGATATCTGTCAGATGCCTATCCCGGATATCCTAATGGCTTCCCCAACAGCGATATGCCGGATCCCCTGGCCATACAGATAGGTTCCATTGTATCGCCTGCTTTCCAGGGCAACAATGCCAATATGGGAATGGCTATCACCAGCGCTACCAACTTTTACGACCTGATCAACGGCACCGCCGATCCGGTACCCAATACCCATGCCGGTAAGGAGCTGAAATACATCCGGCTGATAGCACAGCAGAGTAATAAATTTGCTGATAGTATTAAACTGGCTGCGGGTAAAGTGACCCAACAAAGCCCTTATCCTAATACCAACCTAGCACAGCAACTCAAGATAGTTGCCCGCCTGGTAGCAGGTGGCCTTAAGACCAGATTGTACATGGTGAGCATGGGCGGTTTCGATACGCATGCCAGTCAGACCAACGGAGGAGATACATCTACCGGTACACATGCTAAGCTGCTGGAAGAACTCTCTACTGCCATCAAGGCCTTTATGGATGACCTGACCCAACTGAAAGCATCCAAAAGGGTAGTAGGAATGACCTTCTCCGAATTCGGCCGTCGTATCAAGTCTAACTTCAGCATGGGTACTGACCATGGCGCCGCCGCACCTATGATCATTTTCGGCGATTATGTCATGCAGGGCGTACTGGGGAATACCCCCACCATGCCCGATGCCGCCTCCGTGGTCGATAATATACCCATGCAATACGACTTCCGCTCTGTATACGCCTCCTTGCTGGAACAATGGTTCTGTCTTAAACAAGCCGATCTGGAACGTATCCTGCTGGAAGACTATCAACGCCTGCCTATCGTAAATGGTATTGCTTGCGGACTTATTACCGGCATCGATGATGTAAACCAGGATGGTGCTAAGCTAACCTTGACGAACTATCCCAATCCCTTCGATAATAATACCGTCATAAAATATAAGACCAAAGGAGGACATACCCTGCTCCAGATCTTCGATACCATGGGTCGTCTCATCCAGGTGCCTGTCAACAGGGTACATACCCCGGGAGAATATACCATCACCTTCAATGGGGCCGGACTTTCCAATGGTATCTATTATGTACGCCTCCAGAACGGTAGCCTCCAACAAGTACATGCCATGATGAAGGTGAGGTAACCTGCCGCCATTTGTTGCTTTCCAATGCCGTCCGTCCGCAACTTTGTTGCAAATAGGTGTTTTTCCCCTACCTTTGCTGCATATCCGCGACCATTGGCAAAAAGAGAGCTACATAAAATATTGGCAATCATACTCCTGGGTGTTTTTATGCTACATACCACCCCCAGGGAGTTCCTGCATCTGTTTGCCGGTCACCAGGATACTATCGACCAGATAGATGCCAGTCACGCCCCCGATGGCCTGACCATTTCCACTGCACACCAGCACTGCGGTTTCCTGCAAATAGGTATAGAACCCTATGAGCATATCCGCTCTGTATATACTTCGCCGGTACAGCAAATAGTATGGACTTACCTCCAGCCATTCATACCGGTATGCACGATCACCCCCCATCATGCAGCAGGCCTGCGTGCCCCTCCGTTCTGCTAATAATAACACCACTCTCTATTTTATCACACTTATTATCTGACGACCTGTATTCACTGATGTGGAGTCGTCACCGTATGCCATGTTCCTGATACAGGGAACCGGAACAGGCGCGGAGTAACTTATCATTTCTCCCTGTATTTATGTCTATTCATATGCATCAATTGCGTACCTTCTTATTATTGATAATGGCTTTGCTGTTGCAAAGCCCGCTTTGGGCCAACTCCACTGATAATGCTGCTAACTCACTGAGTGGAAAGATAACTGACAAGACAAGCGGTAACGCTTTGCCGGGAGCGACCGTATATCTGCCGGACCTTCATGTTGGCGCTTCCTCCGATGCCCAGGGTAACTATTCCATCAAACACTTGCCCAAAGGCCGTTTCGTAGTGGAAATCCATTACGTAGGCTACGCGGCTCAAAGCGAAGTCGTAACCATTGAAGGGGAGACAACAGTCAACTTCACCTTGTCCGAAACACTGATCGAAAAAAATGAAGTAGTAGTAACTGGTGTCAACTTGGCAACTTCATTGAAAAAGAATCCGGCTCCTATCAGCGTCATTCGCAAAGGAGCCCTCAACGAAGAAATATCTACCAACATCATAGACGCGATCAGCAAAGTGCCGGGCGTAAGTCAGCTGACTACCGGACCTGCTATCTCTAAACCGTTCATCCGCGGCCTCGGCGCTAACCGGGTAGTGGTTGTAGGAGATGATATCCGCCAGGAAGGCCAGCAATGGGGAGATGAACATGGTATCGAGATCGACGATTATAACGTCGGCAAAATAGAAATACTGAAAGGCCCCGCCTCACTGGTATATGGGTCTGATGCATTGGCCGGAGTAGTAAACATCGTGCCGCCATCCGTAGTACCCGTAGGTACTGTCAAAGGGAATGTAGAAGCCAACTATCAGACTAACAACGGCCTGATAGCCTACCACGCCGATCTCGCCGGCAACCATAATGGCTTCAGCTGGAGCGTATTCGGTACCCAGAAGTTCGCACATGACTATAAGAACAAATACGATAACTACGTATTCAATTCCCGCTTCAGAAATACTAACTATGGCGCTTCTATCGGTATCAATAAACAATGGGGATATTCCCGCCTCAGCTACACTTCCTTCAATCAGCACCTTGGCCTGGTAGAAGGCGAACGTGATGGGCAAGGCCGTTTCGTCAAACCGGTTAATAAGAACGGCCAGGCAGAAGAAGAACCCGTAACCAGCAGCGACAACAAAGACTACAGCATCGGCGTCCCCGGACAACGTATCAATCACGATAAACTGGTATGGGATAACAACATCTACCTGAACAATGGTGGTCGCCTTGCTCTCACATTAGGCTATCAACAGAACCGCCGCCGCGAATACGAAAGCCCGCTTACACCGGATGAACCAGCACTATATCTCAAATTGCACACCTTCAACTATAACCTGCGCTACTTCCTGCCGGAAATGAAAGGCTGGCAAACAACTGTTGGGGTAAATGGGATGCAGCAACAGAACAAGATATCCGGTAAAGAATTCCTCATTCCGGCATATAACCTGTTCGATGCAGGCGTATTCGCAGTGACCAGCAAAACTTTCGATAAACTGACATTAAGCGGTGGCCTCCGTTACGACTATCGTAAAATGAAGGCAGATCCAC
Protein-coding regions in this window:
- a CDS encoding acetyl-CoA C-acyltransferase; this translates as METAYIVAGYRTAVGKAKRGGFRFYRPDDLAVDLITGLLRSIPQVDPAQVDDLIVGNAVPEAEQGLQIGRLIAVRALGIDVPGMTVNRYCASGLETLAIATAKIQAGMAHCIIAGGTESMSLVPTMGWKAVPNYTVASTNPDYYLGMGLTAEAVAREFNITRQDQDAFSLQSHQRALYAIKNGHFKDGILPIDVQEIYVDKEGKRQTRTFTVDTDEGPRADTTADALAKLKPVFAADGTVTAGNSSQTSDGAAFLLVMSETRMKELGLQPIGRLVACMSAGVHPRIMGIGPVAAIPKVLKHAGMSQQDIDLVELNEAFASQAVAVIRELDLNPETVNINGGGIALGHPLGCTGAKLTVQLLGDLKRLNKRYGMVTACVGGGQGIAGIIESIH
- a CDS encoding TonB-dependent receptor; translated protein: MHQLRTFLLLIMALLLQSPLWANSTDNAANSLSGKITDKTSGNALPGATVYLPDLHVGASSDAQGNYSIKHLPKGRFVVEIHYVGYAAQSEVVTIEGETTVNFTLSETLIEKNEVVVTGVNLATSLKKNPAPISVIRKGALNEEISTNIIDAISKVPGVSQLTTGPAISKPFIRGLGANRVVVVGDDIRQEGQQWGDEHGIEIDDYNVGKIEILKGPASLVYGSDALAGVVNIVPPSVVPVGTVKGNVEANYQTNNGLIAYHADLAGNHNGFSWSVFGTQKFAHDYKNKYDNYVFNSRFRNTNYGASIGINKQWGYSRLSYTSFNQHLGLVEGERDGQGRFVKPVNKNGQAEEEPVTSSDNKDYSIGVPGQRINHDKLVWDNNIYLNNGGRLALTLGYQQNRRREYESPLTPDEPALYLKLHTFNYNLRYFLPEMKGWQTTVGVNGMQQQNKISGKEFLIPAYNLFDAGVFAVTSKTFDKLTLSGGLRYDYRKMKADPLFLNADEKPAPAGPDTEEKFAAFERNFSNVSGSVGLSYAASNQVTLKLNVARGFRAPNIAELAANGVHEGTIKYEYGNADLKPETSTQIDAGVEFNSQHVSLTANVFYNHISNFIYSRKLLNAAGTDSIPGNDNAEGYAAFKYQQNTANLYGGELLLDIHPHPIDWLHFENTLSYVSATVSNATDSTKYLPNIPAGRWLSELKGKFKKVGGPFRNAYIGVQMDMNFDQNNVFSAYQTETTTKGYTLFNAGLGADIVGRKDKTLFSLHFAVNNLGDVAYQNHLSRLKYAPLNELTGRSGVFGMGRNFSVKVAVPIDFK
- a CDS encoding DUF1800 domain-containing protein — protein: MDRRQFLTLSTTNSKTAKVQPARTLSGIAPYTGNWGTAQMVHLLKRCLFGATPADLNWCRGLTIEQAVDALLTTGTVPAPPINNYGVDATGIAPGATWVSSSRGDDDLDRARTNSYKAWWLDVMINQSRSIQEKMVLFWHNHFVTEMDMVNNARYTYKYNTMLRQLALGNFKALTKAVSIDPAMLVYLNGNLNSKEAADENYARELHELFTVGKGPDSHYTEDDVRATARVLTGYRINDTTITSYFDSSKHDVAIKEFSSFYNNRKISGTAGPDGATELNELLDIIFVQPEVAKFICRKIYRFFVYYEIDAATEQNVIAPLADVFRNNQYNILPVLRTLFLSEHFFDPLNMACLIKSPIDFCVGMCREYAIQFPPVSDYTARYDALHRMRDRAASMLQDIGDPPLVAGWDAYHQEPQYHELWINTDTLPKRNQLSDTLISDNGYAGLHIDPIAFAKQMPDPSDPVALVNDSLDLLYRMDVSDTTKAFLKNNTLLFGQSPNSNYYWTDAWNDHINNPGDTGKRDIVHKLLQSLYKYIMNLSEYQLA
- a CDS encoding DUF1501 domain-containing protein, whose translation is MKRRDFLKHTVPATVLPAFLNGFSIKAFGASPLLEALQGAGEQNDHVLVMIQMTGGNDGLNMVIPIDKYDKYQAARSNIAIQQGKVLRLANYEKAGLHPSMKGVQELYDKGKVCVIQGVGYPSPNYSHFRATDIWLTGSDSNQILTTGWAGRYLSDAYPGYPNGFPNSDMPDPLAIQIGSIVSPAFQGNNANMGMAITSATNFYDLINGTADPVPNTHAGKELKYIRLIAQQSNKFADSIKLAAGKVTQQSPYPNTNLAQQLKIVARLVAGGLKTRLYMVSMGGFDTHASQTNGGDTSTGTHAKLLEELSTAIKAFMDDLTQLKASKRVVGMTFSEFGRRIKSNFSMGTDHGAAAPMIIFGDYVMQGVLGNTPTMPDAASVVDNIPMQYDFRSVYASLLEQWFCLKQADLERILLEDYQRLPIVNGIACGLITGIDDVNQDGAKLTLTNYPNPFDNNTVIKYKTKGGHTLLQIFDTMGRLIQVPVNRVHTPGEYTITFNGAGLSNGIYYVRLQNGSLQQVHAMMKVR